Proteins encoded in a region of the Gammaproteobacteria bacterium genome:
- the mamB gene encoding Magnetosome protein MamB (Evidence 3 : Putative function from multiple computational evidences) gives MKYPHCAQCRNQVEWYVLAGNTGLVIFKGALGVMSGSAALIADTFHSFADVLATIVTLFSLKVSARAPDHIHAYGYGKIQHISSGTIGLLLLGGSIFILTGSMIDIVRGTYGTPKTMALLGAFFSILANEFMFRYESCVAKENNSPAIMANAWDNRSDALSSTGVLIGLIFATLLGYPIADPVTAVLIAIVIIKIAVTLIVEAIHNLMDATPDFVKSSDLFGIIRKFPSVTGINYLRARSLGEDFYIEADVRVDKKLKVYEGDLIVATLEDQIKKELEHVGSIQIYLSPEEEPRR, from the coding sequence GTGAAATATCCGCATTGCGCCCAATGCAGAAATCAAGTGGAATGGTATGTACTCGCTGGAAACACAGGTCTGGTTATATTTAAGGGTGCGTTGGGAGTAATGAGTGGAAGCGCGGCTTTAATCGCGGATACTTTCCATTCTTTTGCGGATGTATTAGCTACCATCGTTACTTTATTCAGCCTGAAGGTTTCAGCCCGTGCGCCAGATCATATCCATGCCTATGGTTATGGAAAAATTCAGCATATTTCTTCTGGAACTATTGGGTTGTTGCTTTTGGGTGGATCGATATTTATCCTGACTGGCTCCATGATTGATATCGTGCGTGGTACTTATGGAACTCCCAAGACTATGGCACTGTTGGGAGCTTTTTTTTCTATTCTCGCCAATGAATTTATGTTTCGCTATGAAAGCTGTGTCGCTAAGGAGAATAATAGTCCGGCGATCATGGCAAATGCCTGGGATAATCGATCTGACGCCCTTTCTTCCACGGGCGTATTGATTGGACTCATTTTTGCGACTCTTTTAGGATATCCTATTGCCGATCCTGTGACAGCAGTTTTAATCGCCATCGTGATTATTAAAATCGCGGTGACGCTTATCGTCGAGGCTATCCATAATTTAATGGATGCTACCCCTGATTTTGTAAAATCGTCTGATTTATTTGGGATTATTCGTAAATTTCCTTCGGTAACCGGAATCAATTATTTACGCGCGCGCAGTCTCGGAGAAGATTTTTATATTGAGGCAGATGTTCGTGTTGATAAGAAATTAAAAGTATATGAAGGTGATCTGATTGTGGCTACCTTGGAAGATCAGATTAAAAAAGAACTTGAACATGTAGGTAGTATTCAGATTTATCTATCACCAGAGGAGGAGCCAAGGCGGTGA